A stretch of DNA from Mucilaginibacter daejeonensis:
ATTCATGGGCGGCGTGTCAACGATCTTATTAGGATTAAAGATGTAGTGAGGGTCCCAAGTGTTCTTGATCTGTTTGATCAGCTCATAATTGCGCGTGCCGATCATTTGCTCAATGAACTCGCCACGTAACCGGCCGTCGCCATGTTCGCCGCTCAAGGAGCCATTATAACGCTTAACCAGCGCCGCTATCTCCTGCGCTATGGTGCGGAACAGCCGGTTGCCCTCCTCGGTCTTCAAATTGATGATCGGGCGAAGGTGTAGTTCCCCTGATCCTGCGTGCGCATAATGCACCGAATACAGCCCGTACTTTTTCAGGATTCGGTTAAAGTCGGCTATGTACGCGGGCAGGTCATGCACATCCACGGCAGTATCCTCGATCACGGCCACCGGCTTTTCATCGCCCGGCATATTGCTGAGCAATCCTAAACCGGCTTTGCGCAAGGTCCATATACGTTTAGTGTCATCGCCAAAAAGCAATGGGAAGTGATAGCCCACCCCGGCCTCTCGCATTTGCTTCTCTGCTTCTTTCGCTAAAGCGATCACTTCCTCGCGAGTGTCGCGGGCATACTCCACTACCAAAATGGCACCAGGATCGCCCTGTACAAAGAACCGGTTCTGACTTTGCTCGGGGTTATCTTTGGTACGCTCCAATATATAGTGATCGATCAGCTCACTGGCGCGGGGATGGTGCTGCAAGGCGATCAGGTTGGCCCGCAATGCTTCATCAATGCTATTGAAATGGATGCAAAGCAGTCCGCTTACCGTGGTGGGGATAGGCACCAGGTTCAGCTTGATCTCGGTTATGAAAGCCAACGTACCTTCCGACCCGGCAATGAGCTTACATAGGTTGATATCTGGCCCATTGGCTGTAAAGGGCGAGGTTTCCAGTAACACGTCGATCGCGTAGCCGGTATTTCGCCTTTCGATGCTTGGCTTGGGGAACTGCCGCCGTATCTCCACCTGGTTCTCATAATTGCTCAAGGTGCTGCGGATGTGCCGGTGTATCTGAGCCTCGAGGGTATCGCCATGACATTTGTCCATGAACTGGTCAAAGGTCAGCGTGTTGAAAGTGACCTCCAAACCATCGCTCAGCAGTGCTTTAACTTCAAGCAGGTGCTCACGTGTACTGCCATAAACCACCGAGTTGGATCCACAGGAATTGTTACCCACCATGCCACCGATCATGGCTCGGTTGGCCGTGGAGGTCTCCGGACCGAACATGAGTTGGTACGGTTGGAGGTACAGGTTCAACTCATCGCGCACCACACCAGGCTGCACACGCACCCAGCGCTCGGCCTCGTTCACCTCTAAAATGCCCGTAAAATGCTTTGATACGTCGACCACGATGCCATTGCCCACTACCTGTCCAGCCAACGAGGTGCCAGCAGCACGCGGGATCAGCGAAGTGCCCTCTGCCCTTGCAAAACGGATCAGCTCTTTGATGTCATCAACCGACCGTGGCGTGACCACCGCCAGCGGCATCTCCGAGTAGGCCGATGCATCGGTAGCGTAAAGCGTCCGGATGGTTAGGTCGGTATACAGTTCGCACGACAGACGGCTGGCAAGCTCCGTCAGCTTTTGGTCCATGCCGCTCATGAGCGCGTTTGCTCCGTGTAGGTACTTTCGAATATCTTATCGGCGTTAGTGGTCTCGAAACCCTCGCGCCTTTGTGCTGCGGTCAACGCCTCCGCCGGGACATCGCTGAATTGAGGTAGCGACAACCGCTCGGCAAATTCCACGTAGCTACCGGCGATGCTCATAGTATCGCCTTCGGCAAAGGTCGCCTCCTGCATCTCTGCCACGGTACTACTTTGCTTGAGCAGGCCATCCGCGCTGACCTTGATCTTACCGCCTGCATCGTTCAGCTTTATGCCTAAGCCCTCTACAAAGTCGTCAAAGCGTTGTATGGTATCATAGCCGTCCTTCAACGCATGCACGCTGATCGTATAATGGTTGAGGTAATAGCGGTTGTAGATCACCCACGCGGCGTACTCGCTTTCATTAAGCAATGTAAGATAGTCGCTCCTGGTGGGCAGTTGCCACAGTGAGCGGTGGAAGAACTCTCCTATCGCTTCACCATCGTTCAGGTCAAGCTGATCGACCGGGTCGGTAGTGATGTGATCAGTGTAGCGATGTATGATGCTTTGAACCTCCGGCGATAATTCATCCACCATCAGCTCACTCATGAAGATGCGTGGGTACCTTTCCGCTGGTGGTGCATACCAATAGGCGTTCAGCTTTTTGGCTTCAAAATAATAATGGTCGCGCTTGGTGTAACCATGGTGCAAAAATATCTTCTCGAACGATGCGATACCCAGGTTAGGCACTCCTAACGCACGGAAAGCGATATGATCATTCACGATCTCGTGCTGCTCACGCACGATCCCTTGCGCGATCATGGCATCAGTGATACGTTTGACCGCCGGCACCTTGGCCTGGTAGCGGTCGAAAAGCATGTTGAGGAATATATCTAAGGGTGTTCCCTGGTCAAAATTCATAGGTC
This window harbors:
- a CDS encoding FAD-binding and (Fe-S)-binding domain-containing protein yields the protein MDQKLTELASRLSCELYTDLTIRTLYATDASAYSEMPLAVVTPRSVDDIKELIRFARAEGTSLIPRAAGTSLAGQVVGNGIVVDVSKHFTGILEVNEAERWVRVQPGVVRDELNLYLQPYQLMFGPETSTANRAMIGGMVGNNSCGSNSVVYGSTREHLLEVKALLSDGLEVTFNTLTFDQFMDKCHGDTLEAQIHRHIRSTLSNYENQVEIRRQFPKPSIERRNTGYAIDVLLETSPFTANGPDINLCKLIAGSEGTLAFITEIKLNLVPIPTTVSGLLCIHFNSIDEALRANLIALQHHPRASELIDHYILERTKDNPEQSQNRFFVQGDPGAILVVEYARDTREEVIALAKEAEKQMREAGVGYHFPLLFGDDTKRIWTLRKAGLGLLSNMPGDEKPVAVIEDTAVDVHDLPAYIADFNRILKKYGLYSVHYAHAGSGELHLRPIINLKTEEGNRLFRTIAQEIAALVKRYNGSLSGEHGDGRLRGEFIEQMIGTRNYELIKQIKNTWDPHYIFNPNKIVDTPPMNTMLRYRPGQGTPEFKTVFRYHGQNVLQHAEQCNGSGDCRKSHLMGGTMCPSYMATRNEKDTTRARANILRTFLTNSDKLNRFDHPEIKEVMDLCLSCKGCRSECPSNVDMAKLKAEFLQHYQDANGVPLRSRIIAGYAASARFGSLLPAVYNWFMSDEGIGKMTKKMVGFAEQRSIPLISSITLRKWFNCLKNKYIKNEHSKKVYLFIDEFTNYQDVNIGINAVELLQRLGYLVLLPQHTESGRAAISKGLLRKAKNIAQKNVRSLAPLISADTPLIGIEPSAILTFRDEYPDLVDDDQLADAKALAQHALLIDEFLADEAAAGRIRADQFTTAKKHIKLHGHCQQKAWNALTATQKILTLPSGYTVETIPSGCCGMAGSFGYEKEHYELSMQIGELVLLPSVRNSQPDTIIAATGTSCRHQIKDGASIRAMHPVEILHDALL
- a CDS encoding DUF1338 domain-containing protein, giving the protein MNFDQGTPLDIFLNMLFDRYQAKVPAVKRITDAMIAQGIVREQHEIVNDHIAFRALGVPNLGIASFEKIFLHHGYTKRDHYYFEAKKLNAYWYAPPAERYPRIFMSELMVDELSPEVQSIIHRYTDHITTDPVDQLDLNDGEAIGEFFHRSLWQLPTRSDYLTLLNESEYAAWVIYNRYYLNHYTISVHALKDGYDTIQRFDDFVEGLGIKLNDAGGKIKVSADGLLKQSSTVAEMQEATFAEGDTMSIAGSYVEFAERLSLPQFSDVPAEALTAAQRREGFETTNADKIFESTYTEQTRS